The following are encoded in a window of Flavobacterium cupriresistens genomic DNA:
- the era gene encoding GTPase Era, with protein MSHKAGFVNIIGNPNVGKSTLMNAFVGERLSIITSKAQTTRHRILGIVNGEDFQLILSDTPGIIKPAYEMQESMMNFVKSAFEDADILVYMVEIGEQDLKDEAFFNKIIHAKIPVLLLLNKIDNSNQEQLEEQVAFWTAKVPNAEIFPISALQNFNVPEVFSRIIELLPESPAYYPKDQLTDKPERFFVNETIREKILLNYSKEIPYAVEIVTEEFFEDEKIIRIRSVIMVERETQKGIIIGHKGAALKKVGMDSRIDLEKFFGKQIHIELYVKVNKNWRSNANMLKRFGYNQ; from the coding sequence ATGTCACATAAAGCAGGTTTTGTAAACATCATCGGGAATCCAAACGTTGGAAAATCAACATTGATGAATGCCTTTGTTGGAGAAAGATTATCGATCATTACATCAAAAGCACAAACAACACGCCATCGTATTCTTGGAATCGTAAATGGTGAGGATTTTCAACTTATATTATCGGATACTCCAGGGATCATCAAGCCGGCTTATGAAATGCAGGAATCGATGATGAACTTCGTGAAGTCAGCTTTTGAAGATGCAGACATTCTGGTTTATATGGTTGAAATAGGGGAGCAGGACTTAAAAGACGAAGCTTTCTTTAATAAAATCATTCACGCTAAAATTCCGGTTTTATTATTGTTGAATAAAATTGACAATTCAAATCAGGAACAATTAGAGGAGCAAGTAGCATTTTGGACAGCAAAAGTGCCAAACGCGGAGATTTTCCCAATTTCGGCATTGCAGAATTTCAATGTGCCTGAAGTTTTCTCGAGAATTATTGAGTTGCTTCCGGAATCACCTGCTTATTATCCAAAAGATCAATTGACAGACAAACCGGAACGTTTCTTTGTAAACGAAACCATCCGTGAGAAAATCTTATTGAATTACAGTAAAGAGATTCCATACGCAGTTGAAATTGTGACAGAAGAATTTTTTGAAGATGAAAAAATCATCAGAATTCGTTCGGTAATTATGGTGGAACGCGAAACACAAAAAGGAATTATCATTGGACATAAAGGAGCAGCTCTTAAAAAAGTAGGTATGGATTCCCGTATCGATTTAGAGAAATTCTTCGGAAAACAAATTCACATTGAACTTTATGTTAAGGTGAATAAAAACTGGAGAAGTAATGCGAATATGTTGAAACGATTTGGGTATAATCAGTAA
- a CDS encoding transthyretin-like family protein, producing MKNIFKGSLRGFICEDCLESISDVEILLYHPYRKETVAANANLKETFRFVSKEEVKQREQLLITRKKTDENGNFEIELDERFVVGDYDIDFVCGTVPFKFPKPKRDEIIQFHLTSISMQSELEKQEKDQNYRWRYTIAHKWWCYIRGHFFDAWTICGHLMNCETNTPIANAEVIAMDADLLTDDTLGTATTDSHGHFRIDYSSADFKKTFLSPWFNIETDPSFLSFKSGPDVYFKAELGGTKLVKETKVNARKNVGYCLCVTLCSEVKVTDPGVSFPSAWAGIGSQFTASYGLGPNAFDAEGFAGLGKHVLHKTIRMTGQAALRSPLGNPIEYRFRVSEVTALNNTPPLDKDNFNIIVGKTDNSLFVPSTVSKLSRKVPVFYLDDIFVDSAQSDFDPEGWFDVNHAIERTLIANGLTLADLDLYNVIEEDTLISINTAELTNAPNVPDLFSAGQPIPAANDILIEKFAIRFEIREVIDKAANSFGIIGGDGKTLNSIVMNNNPIYRKLAIKELEESTLCSPIKGTINAKYTLYHPYLASGSLHLNNNSYTINRYISDGVIDSALLKRIKDNSPLNAPPNNNLTRCTYTLKLASSTRKHNGDVDDSDGSPALEQLFFYDENQP from the coding sequence ATGAAAAATATTTTTAAAGGTTCCTTAAGAGGATTTATATGTGAAGACTGTCTGGAGTCTATCTCTGACGTTGAAATTTTACTGTATCATCCGTACAGAAAAGAAACTGTTGCCGCTAATGCAAATCTAAAAGAAACATTCCGTTTTGTTTCTAAAGAAGAGGTAAAACAAAGAGAGCAATTACTTATCACCAGAAAAAAAACAGATGAGAATGGGAATTTTGAAATTGAATTGGACGAAAGATTTGTAGTTGGTGATTACGATATTGATTTTGTATGCGGAACTGTACCGTTCAAATTTCCAAAACCAAAAAGAGATGAAATCATACAATTTCACCTTACTTCTATTTCAATGCAGTCTGAACTTGAAAAACAGGAAAAAGATCAAAATTACAGATGGAGGTATACTATAGCACATAAATGGTGGTGTTATATAAGAGGTCACTTTTTTGATGCCTGGACGATTTGTGGGCATTTGATGAACTGTGAAACAAATACGCCAATTGCCAACGCAGAAGTAATCGCAATGGATGCTGATCTTCTTACTGATGATACCTTAGGAACCGCAACAACAGATTCTCACGGACACTTTAGAATTGATTATTCTTCGGCCGACTTTAAAAAGACTTTTTTATCGCCGTGGTTCAACATAGAAACAGACCCCTCTTTTCTTTCTTTCAAAAGTGGTCCCGATGTTTATTTTAAAGCTGAACTGGGAGGCACAAAATTAGTTAAAGAGACCAAAGTCAATGCACGCAAAAATGTCGGATACTGTTTGTGTGTGACTTTATGTTCTGAAGTAAAGGTAACAGATCCCGGAGTTTCTTTCCCAAGTGCATGGGCAGGAATTGGATCTCAGTTCACTGCTTCTTACGGATTAGGTCCCAACGCCTTTGACGCTGAAGGTTTTGCAGGTTTAGGTAAACATGTGCTACACAAAACCATAAGAATGACAGGGCAAGCGGCTTTAAGATCGCCACTCGGAAACCCAATAGAATATCGCTTCAGAGTTAGTGAAGTAACAGCTCTAAATAACACCCCCCCTTTAGATAAAGACAACTTCAATATAATTGTAGGCAAAACTGACAATAGCTTATTTGTTCCTAGTACGGTTTCTAAACTGTCCCGAAAAGTTCCTGTTTTTTACCTTGATGATATTTTTGTAGACAGCGCTCAAAGTGATTTTGATCCGGAAGGCTGGTTTGATGTCAACCATGCTATTGAACGAACTTTGATTGCCAATGGTTTAACCCTAGCAGATTTAGATTTATATAATGTCATTGAAGAAGATACACTTATTTCTATCAATACAGCAGAATTAACCAATGCACCGAATGTACCGGACCTCTTTAGTGCCGGACAACCAATTCCTGCAGCAAACGATATTCTGATCGAGAAATTTGCTATTCGTTTTGAAATCAGAGAGGTGATTGATAAAGCTGCAAATAGTTTTGGAATAATTGGAGGCGATGGAAAAACGCTTAATTCTATTGTCATGAACAACAATCCGATCTATAGAAAATTGGCTATTAAAGAGCTTGAAGAAAGTACACTTTGCAGTCCAATAAAAGGTACAATAAATGCCAAATACACGCTTTATCACCCGTATTTAGCTTCCGGTAGCTTGCATTTAAATAATAACAGTTATACTATAAACAGGTACATTTCTGATGGGGTAATAGACTCTGCATTACTAAAACGAATAAAAGACAATTCGCCACTCAACGCTCCACCGAATAATAACCTGACACGTTGTACCTATACGCTGAAACTGGCTTCTTCGACCAGAAAACATAATGGGGATGTTGACGACTCTGACGGAAGTCCAGCATTAGAACAACTTTTCTTCTATGATGAAAACCAACCGTAA
- a CDS encoding XRE family transcriptional regulator: MEQKIHQGRNVKRFREMLNIKQEALAYDLGEDWNQKKISLLEQKDVIEDNLLKQISAVLKIPVEAFQNFDEEQAINIISNTFSDFKDGASAINIQPTFSPIKEVLKLHEEKIALYERMLKEKDEMMQRLEKLLNK, encoded by the coding sequence ATGGAACAGAAAATACATCAGGGAAGAAACGTAAAACGTTTTAGAGAAATGCTTAACATAAAACAGGAAGCATTAGCTTATGATCTGGGAGAAGACTGGAATCAGAAGAAAATTTCTTTACTGGAGCAGAAAGATGTTATTGAAGATAATCTGCTTAAACAAATCTCAGCAGTTTTAAAAATTCCTGTTGAAGCTTTTCAAAATTTTGATGAAGAGCAAGCGATAAATATTATTTCTAATACATTTTCAGATTTTAAAGATGGAGCTTCGGCAATTAATATTCAGCCTACATTTAGCCCTATAAAAGAAGTTTTAAAACTTCACGAAGAAAAAATTGCGTTATACGAGCGTATGCTGAAAGAAAAAGATGAGATGATGCAGAGACTTGAAAAACTGCTCAACAAATAA
- a CDS encoding serine hydrolase, with product MKLTITIGLLLIVHLTFGQDRIQKIDSLLNSLYSKEKINGNVLIAEKGKVIYSHSFGLANETTKDKLNENSIFELASCSKQFTAMGIMILKEKGKLNLDDDIKKYLPELSFYKGITVRNLLNHTGGLPDYMQLMDSLFDKSKIATNKDIITIFSKHQPKILFEPNTKWEYSNTGYALLASIIEKVSGLTYADYLKKAIFQPLKMKNTFVYTRRLSPKKIDNYAFGYVYSDSLKKYVLPDELKETKMVIWLDGIVGDGTVNSTVKDLLIWDRALYTNKLLTKEGMKAVFEVTTLKDGAKRNYGFGWGIEENADFGKIANHNGGWPGYVTFIDRHITNDKTIIILQNHNNVTIPSKAIRSILYNKPLPVQKIRKEVIITTEELQKFVGTYQVEKDFEIKISLDKDQLFSQLTGQNVFPIFVESEMLFFYKVVDAQIQFEKNEKGEISNLFLLQNGNKIEAKRTK from the coding sequence ATGAAATTAACAATTACAATCGGACTTCTTTTAATTGTACACCTTACATTTGGACAAGACAGAATTCAAAAAATTGACAGTTTACTCAATTCCCTTTATTCAAAAGAGAAAATCAATGGAAATGTTCTAATTGCAGAAAAAGGGAAAGTTATATATAGCCATAGTTTTGGACTTGCAAACGAAACAACAAAAGATAAATTGAACGAAAATTCGATTTTTGAATTGGCATCTTGTTCAAAGCAGTTCACAGCTATGGGGATAATGATACTTAAAGAAAAAGGGAAGTTGAATTTGGACGATGACATCAAAAAATACTTACCCGAACTTTCTTTTTATAAAGGTATAACTGTAAGAAACTTATTAAATCATACTGGAGGTCTACCAGACTATATGCAGCTTATGGATAGTTTATTTGACAAATCTAAAATTGCCACTAACAAAGACATAATTACTATATTTAGTAAACATCAACCAAAAATATTATTTGAGCCAAATACTAAATGGGAATATAGCAACACGGGCTATGCACTATTGGCATCAATAATTGAGAAAGTATCGGGTTTGACATACGCTGACTATCTAAAGAAAGCTATTTTCCAACCGTTGAAAATGAAAAATACCTTTGTGTACACTCGTAGATTATCGCCAAAGAAAATTGACAATTATGCTTTTGGTTATGTTTACTCAGATAGTTTGAAAAAATATGTTTTACCAGACGAATTGAAAGAAACTAAAATGGTTATTTGGCTTGATGGTATTGTTGGAGACGGAACAGTTAATTCAACTGTAAAGGATCTGCTGATTTGGGATAGAGCATTATACACCAATAAATTACTCACAAAAGAGGGAATGAAAGCAGTTTTTGAAGTAACAACTTTGAAAGACGGAGCTAAAAGAAATTATGGTTTTGGTTGGGGAATTGAAGAAAATGCTGATTTTGGAAAAATTGCAAACCATAATGGTGGTTGGCCCGGTTATGTAACTTTTATCGATAGACATATTACAAATGATAAAACAATAATAATACTTCAAAATCACAACAACGTTACAATTCCTTCAAAAGCAATTAGAAGTATTCTATATAATAAACCATTACCTGTGCAAAAAATCAGAAAAGAAGTTATTATTACAACTGAAGAACTTCAAAAGTTTGTTGGGACTTATCAAGTTGAAAAAGATTTTGAAATCAAAATTTCATTAGATAAAGACCAACTATTTTCACAATTGACAGGACAAAATGTGTTCCCGATATTTGTAGAAAGTGAAATGTTATTTTTCTATAAAGTAGTAGATGCACAAATTCAGTTTGAAAAGAACGAAAAAGGAGAAATTTCAAATTTGTTTTTATTACAGAATGGAAATAAGATAGAAGCAAAACGGACGAAATAA
- a CDS encoding outer membrane beta-barrel protein, which yields MIKLYSFVLLLLCCYTANAQNDIVVKGTVIDINTQLPLELATVYFTTVRDSTVIEYTTTDKNGFFSLNIKKYDKPVFLKVNYIGYQTYLEEHKGLTESKDFGKIYLLESVNALNNVVVKSEAPPITIKKDTLEFNANSFKVRPDSNVETLLKQLPGFDVNNDGKVTVNGREVTQFLVNGKTFFDKDGAIALKNLPAEIIKKVQVSDFKTKKEELSKQESTSDYSSINLTIDEKKNKGYFGKILGGYGSDERYESSLMMNFFNNKQKISVLASSNNINSTGFSMDDVFDNMGGGRNSNGRNANNSSASTSKGITQSNLAGINYSDDWSEELAAMGSYNFSNSNTTNNSKANQISFLPKGNILTASDATTRNENTGNKANFELEYKISPTMRLVVAPKLNLTQSDNSSNSTSFSEDENGQALNQSSSESNSKNENTNFSNGINFNKTFEKEARNFSVVFNNNNTRSDGNVLNRSETIFYQGGKPNDERNQNSKNNVTTDSYTVDLEYTEPITDSLRIRFGSDFDWEKTVNDKNTFNYNASTDSYSDLDLSLTNYISSRQNSISPKFGITWQKRKFTLNLNSQTSIIDYDNHSLYVNKATDLNKKYVLPFGNLQLRYKFSRSKNLTFRYDYSNALPTATQLLPVIDLSNPLNSIIGNPNLNPIEKNSVSINFRNFDFRTRSGYSVFAKTDYYNNDVVTTSIYDDSGKRNTTYANISGTYTTSVGANWNQSVKKDASVLRYGLALNSSYSFDKGFTNAVMYEARSIGVTPKVYLSYEYGDVLTIAPSYDLSYNETKYKNYSREATSNVIHKINLQTTTYWPANLIFGNDFGYTYNSNISDDFKKDFFLWNTSLSYGFFDKKMYLKVKVYDVLNQNQSATRTISATSIRDEENTVLKRYLMFSVAYKIGNFAAKEKRGGRREREM from the coding sequence ATGATTAAATTATATTCTTTTGTTTTGCTCTTGCTTTGCTGTTATACGGCTAATGCACAGAATGATATTGTTGTGAAAGGAACTGTTATTGACATCAATACGCAGTTGCCTTTGGAATTAGCGACGGTTTATTTTACGACCGTTAGAGATTCTACAGTAATTGAATATACTACAACCGATAAAAATGGTTTTTTTAGCCTGAACATTAAGAAATATGATAAGCCTGTTTTTTTAAAGGTGAATTATATTGGATATCAAACTTATTTAGAGGAACATAAAGGACTTACGGAAAGCAAAGACTTCGGAAAAATATACCTGCTTGAAAGTGTCAATGCGCTTAATAATGTGGTAGTGAAAAGTGAAGCACCTCCAATTACCATTAAAAAAGATACATTGGAGTTTAATGCGAATTCTTTTAAAGTCCGCCCGGATTCGAATGTTGAAACTTTACTAAAACAATTACCCGGTTTTGATGTAAATAACGATGGGAAAGTTACCGTCAACGGGAGAGAAGTAACGCAGTTTTTGGTTAACGGAAAAACCTTTTTTGATAAAGACGGCGCAATTGCTTTGAAAAATTTACCCGCAGAAATCATAAAAAAAGTTCAGGTTTCGGATTTTAAAACCAAAAAAGAAGAATTGTCAAAACAAGAATCTACTTCGGATTATTCGAGTATTAATTTGACAATTGATGAGAAAAAAAACAAAGGTTACTTTGGGAAAATACTAGGAGGATACGGTTCTGATGAGCGCTATGAAAGTAGTCTGATGATGAATTTTTTCAATAATAAACAGAAAATAAGTGTTTTGGCTTCTTCGAATAATATTAATTCGACCGGATTCTCGATGGATGATGTATTTGATAATATGGGTGGAGGAAGAAACAGTAACGGAAGAAACGCCAACAACAGTTCCGCCAGTACCAGTAAAGGAATCACCCAATCTAATCTCGCCGGTATAAACTATTCCGATGATTGGTCTGAAGAATTAGCAGCAATGGGAAGTTATAATTTCTCGAACTCCAATACTACGAACAACAGTAAAGCCAATCAGATTAGTTTTTTGCCAAAAGGAAATATTCTGACAGCGTCTGACGCTACTACAAGAAATGAAAACACGGGAAACAAAGCCAATTTCGAATTGGAATACAAAATCAGTCCTACGATGCGGCTTGTTGTTGCGCCGAAATTAAATCTAACCCAATCGGACAATAGTTCGAATTCGACCAGTTTTTCTGAGGATGAAAATGGGCAGGCTTTAAATCAAAGTAGTTCAGAATCTAATAGTAAAAATGAGAACACTAATTTTTCAAACGGTATCAATTTTAATAAAACCTTCGAAAAAGAAGCGCGAAATTTCAGTGTGGTTTTTAACAATAATAATACAAGGAGTGACGGGAATGTTTTAAACCGTTCCGAAACCATTTTTTATCAGGGCGGCAAACCCAATGACGAACGAAACCAGAATAGCAAGAACAATGTTACGACGGATTCTTACACGGTTGATTTGGAGTACACAGAGCCGATAACGGACTCCTTAAGAATCAGATTTGGTTCCGATTTTGATTGGGAAAAGACCGTAAACGATAAAAATACGTTCAATTATAATGCAAGTACCGATTCGTATTCCGACTTAGATTTGTCTTTAACCAATTATATTTCTTCACGTCAGAACAGTATTAGTCCTAAGTTTGGAATCACCTGGCAAAAGAGAAAATTTACTCTTAATTTGAATTCTCAAACTTCTATTATCGATTATGACAACCATTCCTTATATGTAAACAAAGCGACCGATTTAAACAAAAAATATGTATTGCCTTTTGGGAATTTGCAGCTTAGATATAAATTTAGTCGTTCTAAAAATCTGACTTTTAGATACGATTATTCCAACGCGCTTCCAACGGCAACGCAATTATTACCGGTTATAGACCTGTCCAATCCATTGAATAGTATTATTGGAAATCCGAATCTGAATCCGATAGAGAAAAACAGTGTGAGCATTAATTTCAGGAATTTTGATTTCCGTACCCGTTCGGGGTATAGTGTGTTTGCCAAAACAGATTATTATAACAATGATGTGGTTACTACTTCGATTTACGATGACAGTGGTAAACGAAACACTACTTATGCAAACATTTCAGGAACGTACACGACTTCTGTTGGCGCAAATTGGAATCAATCTGTGAAAAAGGATGCCAGTGTGCTACGATATGGGTTAGCATTAAACTCGAGTTATTCTTTTGATAAAGGATTTACAAATGCAGTGATGTATGAAGCAAGATCAATTGGAGTTACACCAAAAGTATATTTAAGTTATGAATATGGAGATGTGCTTACCATAGCGCCATCTTATGATTTGTCTTATAATGAAACAAAATATAAGAACTATTCGAGAGAAGCCACTTCAAATGTAATTCACAAAATTAATTTGCAGACCACCACATACTGGCCAGCCAATTTGATTTTTGGAAATGACTTTGGATATACCTATAATTCTAATATTTCAGACGATTTCAAAAAAGATTTTTTCCTTTGGAATACCAGTTTGTCCTATGGTTTTTTCGATAAAAAAATGTACCTGAAAGTAAAAGTGTACGATGTTTTAAATCAAAATCAAAGTGCTACAAGAACTATTTCGGCAACCTCAATTCGCGACGAGGAGAATACCGTTTTAAAACGATATTTAATGTTTTCTGTAGCTTATAAAATTGGGAATTTTGCTGCTAAAGAAAAAAGAGGCGGGCGAAGAGAAAGAGAAATGTAA
- the der gene encoding ribosome biogenesis GTPase Der produces MNNIVAIVGRPNVGKSTLFNRLIQRREAIVDSVSGVTRDRNYGKSEWNGKEFSVIDTGGYVRGSDDVFEGEIRKQVELAIDEADVIIFVVDVEEGITPMDETVAKLLRKVTKPVLLAVNKVDNAMREKDAIEFYNLGLGDYFTFASISGSGTGDLLDALIDAFPEKPVVEVTEELPRFAVVGRPNAGKSSFINALIGQDRYIVTDIAGTTRDAIDTKFDRFGFEFNLVDTAGIRRKAKVKEDLEFYSVMRSVRAIEHADICILVIDATRGFEGQDQSIFWLAEKNRKGVVILVNKWDLVEKDTMSTRDYEEKIKKELMPFTDVPILFVSALTKQRLLKALEATVQVFENRKQRIATSKFNEYMLKVIEAYPPPATKGKYVKIKYCMQLPTLTPQFVFFANMPQYVKEPYKRYLENKIRENWDFAGVPIDIYIREK; encoded by the coding sequence ATGAATAACATTGTTGCGATAGTAGGAAGACCTAATGTAGGGAAATCAACCCTTTTTAATAGGCTGATACAAAGAAGAGAAGCTATTGTAGATTCGGTTTCTGGAGTTACCAGAGATAGAAACTACGGTAAAAGCGAGTGGAACGGAAAAGAGTTTTCTGTAATTGATACCGGTGGATACGTTCGCGGAAGTGATGACGTATTTGAAGGTGAAATCCGTAAACAAGTAGAGCTTGCTATCGATGAAGCTGATGTTATTATTTTTGTAGTTGATGTTGAGGAAGGTATTACACCAATGGATGAAACGGTGGCTAAATTGTTGCGTAAAGTAACTAAGCCTGTTTTATTGGCTGTAAATAAGGTTGATAACGCTATGCGTGAGAAAGATGCGATTGAGTTTTATAATCTTGGTTTAGGAGATTATTTCACTTTCGCCAGTATTTCAGGAAGCGGAACCGGAGATTTGTTAGATGCTTTAATTGATGCATTTCCGGAGAAACCAGTAGTTGAAGTTACCGAAGAGTTACCACGTTTTGCTGTTGTAGGACGTCCAAATGCTGGTAAATCTAGTTTTATTAACGCTTTAATTGGTCAGGATCGTTATATCGTAACCGATATTGCAGGAACAACCCGTGATGCGATTGATACTAAATTTGACCGTTTTGGTTTTGAATTCAACTTGGTAGATACCGCGGGAATCCGTCGTAAAGCGAAAGTTAAAGAAGATTTAGAATTTTATTCTGTAATGCGTTCGGTTCGTGCGATCGAGCATGCAGATATTTGTATATTGGTTATCGATGCCACCCGTGGATTTGAAGGTCAGGATCAGAGTATTTTCTGGTTGGCTGAGAAAAACCGTAAAGGGGTTGTAATCTTGGTAAACAAATGGGACTTAGTAGAAAAAGATACTATGTCTACGAGAGATTACGAAGAGAAAATCAAAAAAGAATTAATGCCTTTTACAGATGTGCCAATTTTGTTCGTTTCGGCTTTGACGAAACAACGTTTATTGAAAGCATTGGAAGCTACAGTTCAGGTTTTCGAAAACAGAAAGCAAAGAATTGCAACGTCAAAATTCAACGAATATATGTTGAAAGTGATAGAAGCTTATCCACCACCGGCAACAAAAGGAAAGTATGTGAAAATTAAATATTGTATGCAGTTACCAACTTTAACACCTCAGTTTGTGTTCTTTGCTAACATGCCACAATACGTTAAAGAACCATACAAGAGATATCTTGAAAATAAGATTAGAGAAAATTGGGATTTCGCAGGAGTGCCGATTGATATTTATATTAGAGAGAAATAA
- a CDS encoding M13 family metallopeptidase — protein MKNSLLLFIAFLAFISCSKHQGEKNVAITGIDSTLRPGDDFFKYVNGKWYDSVPIPASQAGVGAGMFMNYPQRMRLQGILDSISQSKNSAGSIAQKVGDFYASGMDTVTIDKRGYTPIKPLLAKIEAISDVPSLMNFVVNEVKVDNSSIIGFGVLPDDKNSSMNIAQVYQTGIGLPDKDYYFKSDSSTVAIQKSYKKYLAALFQQTGSNAKEAIKNANLVYDIDKQLAVSHKTKVELRDVLANYNKMAVTDLVKRHPNIGWTTFLNNLGTKTDSINVCQPAYYDALNKLLKTIPIANWKIYLKANSLERYADDLSKPFVDASFEYTKVLSGQAVQKSRGEIMANVLDNYLGDALGELYVKKYFSEDAKKRMLILVNNLQKAYAKRIDKLEWMSQSTKQKAKEKLAAMTKKIGYPDKWKDYSNVQIARNTYFENVVSAATVAYQFQLAKLGKPVGKSEWYTTVPTVTAYNNPTANEIVFPAGILQPPYFDNNADDALNYGGIGMVIGHEMTHTFDDQGAQYDKDGNLKNWWTKEDYAKFKSRIQQVINLYSTYTVLGNLHINGEMTVGENTADIAGIAVAYDAFKMTEEGKGNTKIDGFTPDQRFFISIAKIWRVKMKDEFLRLLINNNPHSPPNWRVNGPLMNTTPFYDAFNVQPKDKMFLPKKDRITIW, from the coding sequence ATGAAAAATTCATTACTACTCTTCATTGCATTCTTAGCTTTTATATCGTGTTCAAAACATCAAGGGGAAAAAAATGTTGCGATCACTGGAATAGATTCCACACTGCGACCAGGTGATGATTTTTTTAAATATGTAAATGGCAAATGGTATGATTCTGTGCCAATACCTGCATCTCAAGCCGGAGTTGGTGCTGGTATGTTTATGAATTACCCACAACGAATGCGCTTGCAAGGAATATTGGACAGTATTTCGCAAAGCAAGAATTCGGCAGGAAGTATAGCACAAAAGGTAGGGGACTTTTATGCATCAGGTATGGATACTGTAACCATTGATAAACGCGGTTATACACCTATCAAACCTCTATTAGCCAAAATTGAAGCAATTAGCGATGTGCCTTCGTTAATGAACTTTGTGGTTAATGAAGTAAAAGTGGACAATTCTTCTATTATAGGTTTTGGAGTGTTACCCGATGATAAAAACAGCAGTATGAACATTGCTCAAGTCTACCAAACGGGTATCGGTTTGCCTGACAAGGACTATTATTTCAAATCAGATTCATCAACTGTTGCCATACAGAAATCGTACAAAAAATACCTTGCCGCATTATTTCAGCAAACAGGCAGCAATGCCAAAGAGGCTATAAAGAATGCTAATTTGGTTTACGATATTGACAAACAACTTGCCGTTTCGCATAAAACAAAAGTTGAACTAAGGGACGTGCTGGCAAATTATAATAAAATGGCTGTGACTGATCTTGTAAAAAGACATCCCAACATAGGTTGGACTACTTTTTTAAATAATTTAGGTACAAAAACCGATTCTATTAATGTATGCCAACCGGCCTATTACGATGCCCTTAATAAACTCTTAAAAACCATTCCCATTGCGAATTGGAAAATTTACTTGAAAGCAAATTCTCTGGAAAGATATGCAGATGATTTAAGTAAGCCTTTTGTAGATGCTTCATTTGAATATACCAAAGTACTTTCCGGTCAAGCTGTTCAAAAATCACGTGGCGAAATAATGGCGAATGTCCTTGATAATTACTTAGGCGACGCGTTGGGCGAATTGTATGTAAAGAAATATTTTTCAGAAGATGCCAAAAAGCGTATGTTGATTCTGGTGAATAATCTGCAAAAAGCGTATGCCAAAAGAATTGATAAATTGGAATGGATGAGTCAAAGTACGAAACAAAAAGCCAAAGAAAAATTGGCAGCCATGACTAAGAAAATAGGATATCCGGACAAATGGAAAGATTATAGCAATGTACAGATAGCGAGGAACACCTATTTTGAGAATGTAGTTTCGGCTGCTACAGTTGCCTATCAATTTCAATTGGCAAAATTGGGCAAACCAGTCGGTAAATCAGAATGGTATACTACAGTTCCAACAGTTACGGCTTATAATAACCCAACTGCAAATGAAATTGTTTTTCCTGCAGGTATTTTACAACCCCCGTATTTTGATAATAATGCAGACGATGCGCTTAACTATGGAGGTATTGGAATGGTTATAGGCCACGAAATGACCCATACTTTTGATGATCAAGGTGCCCAATATGACAAGGATGGAAACTTAAAAAACTGGTGGACAAAAGAGGATTATGCAAAGTTTAAATCAAGAATACAACAGGTTATCAATTTGTACAGTACCTATACCGTTTTAGGCAATCTACATATTAATGGCGAAATGACAGTTGGCGAAAATACGGCGGATATTGCCGGAATAGCAGTTGCTTATGATGCTTTTAAAATGACTGAAGAAGGAAAAGGAAATACAAAAATTGACGGTTTTACTCCAGACCAACGCTTCTTTATTTCTATAGCCAAAATATGGAGAGTAAAAATGAAAGACGAGTTCCTGCGTTTGTTGATTAACAATAACCCACATTCTCCACCAAATTGGCGTGTTAATGGTCCTCTAATGAATACGACACCTTTTTACGACGCCTTTAATGTACAACCAAAAGATAAAATGTTTTTGCCGAAGAAAGATAGAATAACAATTTGGTAA